Part of the Tumebacillus sp. BK434 genome is shown below.
GAACTATTACATCAAGACCGATTTCCAAGGCTTTCGCGCGCTGGTCGACCGCATCGGCGGCGTGGATGTCGACTTGCCGCATCCGGTCGGCGAGTTTGCGACAGGGGCGCATCATCTCGACGGCGCGGCCGCGCTGAAAGTGGTGCGGGAGCGCTATTCGCTGCCGGACGGGGAGACGGGGCGGCAGGCGGACCAGGCGCTGGTGCTGCGGGCGATGCTCGAGAAAATGCTGAAGCCGGACGCCTTGCGCCGCCTGCCGGAGCTGATCACGCAGGTCAAGACGGATGTGATCGAAACCAATTTTTCCGATGCCGACCTGCTGTCGCTGGCCTGGCTGTTTCAAGGGCTGGACCGCTCGCAGCTGGAATACGTGCAGATTCCGGGCGAGACTGGGACAGCGTACGACCCGTTGGTGCAGGCGGAGCTGTCGTATTGGCTGCCCGATGCGGCGGAGGTGAAACGGATTTCCGAGATCTATCTGCACAGCGAATAAACGGCAGGGAATGCTTGCGAGCAGAACGAAGACACAACAAAAGCCATCCTAAGTCTGGATGGCTTTTTGCGATGAATTTTCATATATGCTAATTCAGCAGACAAAGCCGATTGAGCAGATTAATGTATATTCAAGACAGACCTCAAGTAAGTTCTAAATCACAGGAGCTTTGCTTCATAAAGTGGTATAATAGTTGAATTAAGCGGAACGTCTGGGAGGTACTGAGTTGAAGATTTTATCGTTTTCTGATTTGCATGTCGATTACAACAGCACCGAACTGAAGCGCGAGTTGACGCAGGAGATCGCAGCTTGCATCCGAGAGCACGCTCCCGACCGGGTGATCGTGGCGGGCGATATGGCCGGCGGTGCGGAGCGCTGCATTCGATACATTGAGGAGATCCAGGACAGATCGGGCGTGCCCTTGTCCTACGTGCCGGGCAACCATTCGATCTGGGCGACACGCGACAACGGAGATTCGTGGAAGCAGTACCACATGTTGCGCGATCATGAGTCCTCCCTGATCGACAAACCGCTGCACTTGAACGACGAATGGGTGCTGGTCGGCGATATGGGCTGGTATGATTACACGCACGGACTGGCGCAAAAGACGCGGGCGGAGATCGTGAAAGATAAGAACATGATGTGGAAAGACAGCGTGATGGCGCGGTGGGGCATGGAAGACGAAGCGCTTACCGAGCTGATGCTGGACAAGCTGCGCGCCCAGTTCGAGCAGTTCCGGGACAAGAAGATCGTGTTTGCCAACCACTTTATCCCGTACGCGGAATACGTGCCGGTCTCACAGCGCCCGGAGCATCCCATGGGCAAAGTCTGGAACGCGATCCGCCCGTTCATGGGCTCGACGAAGCTCGGCGATCTGCTGGACGAGCACGACCATGTGCAATACGTCATCTTCGGCCACAAACACTGGCGCCACGGCATGGAAGTGCGGGGCGGCAAAAAGATCATCTGCAACCCGCTCGGCTATGTGAAAGAATGGATCACCGACGACTTCGCGACGGAGATTCGCAGCGCGGCGACGGTGATTGAGCTGTAGGTGACCACAGCTTGACCGAAAAGTAATCGGGAAGGCAGGATCAAGGCTAAAAGGTTGCTCCTGCTCACCGATGACCACTACAACACAAAAAGTCACAGTCGCTCATGAGACTGTGACTCTTTTCATAAAGAAGGCATACGCAAGACCGCTGATCAGATACATCAAGAGATCCACCGGATCGCTGACACTGTTCGTCAAAAACAAGGGGGTCAGATATTCCCATCCCAAGCCGGCAACCAGCGCAACTCCGAAACAGGCCGGGTACGAGGTAATGCTCAGTACTCGATACGGATAAAGGGACAGCAGTACATTCAGATAGGGGAGATAGATCCACATCGCCAGTGCATCATTAAAATGTCCGTGCAAAAATGCGTTGTTCGTCAGGCTCTTCAACACGTGTTCATTGATCAGATACAGGGTGAAAGTACCCGCGAGAATCGCTGCGTTTAGCAGAACGAGAGGAGTACGAATCCAAGTACGATACCGCCTGCGATAATTAAGACCCAAGAGCAGCCGCTCCTTTGTTGTGCCATCGCAAAGACAACCCCTTTTTTGAAAAGTATGAATTAAGCATGACTTTATCTTACCATAAATTTCCCAAAACAAAAGCCATCGGCAGAAAATGCCGATGGCCGAAAATGCTCGTACACGTCAGATTTACAGCTTTTCCAAGTACGCTTCCAACTGCGCAAACGTGCCGCCGAAGCCTTGCTGCATGCTGCTGTGCATGGCAGCAAAGAACTGGTGTTCCTCTTCGGTGGCGTTGAGCGGGATACCGCGCAGGGTGATTTGGGTCTTGCCTTCCTGTTCTTCGAAGGTCAGCGTGTTCAGGATCTCCAGCGGGAAGAGTGAATTGAACGGAGCGCGGATGGTGTTGCCTTCTGCATCGGCGAAAGCGGACGCATAGACGAGCTTCTCCTGCGCGGCGATCTCGTGGTAGGTGAATTTGCCCCACATTTTGTTGCCGTCCGGAGTTTCCATGCTGTACAGGAA
Proteins encoded:
- a CDS encoding metallophosphoesterase translates to MKILSFSDLHVDYNSTELKRELTQEIAACIREHAPDRVIVAGDMAGGAERCIRYIEEIQDRSGVPLSYVPGNHSIWATRDNGDSWKQYHMLRDHESSLIDKPLHLNDEWVLVGDMGWYDYTHGLAQKTRAEIVKDKNMMWKDSVMARWGMEDEALTELMLDKLRAQFEQFRDKKIVFANHFIPYAEYVPVSQRPEHPMGKVWNAIRPFMGSTKLGDLLDEHDHVQYVIFGHKHWRHGMEVRGGKKIICNPLGYVKEWITDDFATEIRSAATVIEL
- a CDS encoding SRPBCC domain-containing protein; the protein is MSELIITRTLQAPRDLVYQVWTESAHLQHWWGPAGMKLEVAQFDLRPDGIFLYSMETPDGNKMWGKFTYHEIAAQEKLVYASAFADAEGNTIRAPFNSLFPLEILNTLTFEEQEGKTQITLRGIPLNATEEEHQFFAAMHSSMQQGFGGTFAQLEAYLEKL
- a CDS encoding LCP family protein, with the translated sequence MKRWVKVCLGVLAGLLLAAGSGAAYLYRELEPKRHFAGTRHPVLAPLPETGQGVEQTPRAGQKQQAAFNVLLLGIDGQDGEMARTDMIMAAHVDPTAKKVNLISVPRDTRIEIPGIGYTKINHAHFLGSLQAGSDGGTHAALTAVSGFLQAEMNYYIKTDFQGFRALVDRIGGVDVDLPHPVGEFATGAHHLDGAAALKVVRERYSLPDGETGRQADQALVLRAMLEKMLKPDALRRLPELITQVKTDVIETNFSDADLLSLAWLFQGLDRSQLEYVQIPGETGTAYDPLVQAELSYWLPDAAEVKRISEIYLHSE